CCACTGGATCAAAGGGCTGCTCGCGGAGAAGGAAAAGGACATGCCCGCCGCCGAGCGCGAGTACCTGGCCGCCGTGGAGGCCGGCAAGGGAGACGGCGGACGCTGGCTGGATCTGGCCTCGTTCTACCAGCGCGCCGGCCGGACCCAGGACATGCAGCACGCGATCGACAAGGCGGTCGCAGCGGAGAAGAAGCGCGGCGAGGTCTTTTACGACGCTGCCACCATCCTTTACCAGTCCGACCAGGACCTCGCTGCCGCCGCCAAACTGGTGCGCGATTACTTGCGGTCGGAGAACAAGGTCGAAGAAGCTCCCGCCTTCCGCGCCCACTACCTCTTGGGCAACATCCTGGAAAGACAGGGTGAGAAACAAGCCGCGGTGGCGGAGTATCGCGCCGCACTCGATCTCAACAGCGATTTCTCAGACGCGCGGAACGCTCTCCAGCGCCTCAGCCGCCCCTAGCCGGTCCCGAGGCTCGAGCAGCGCTTGTTATACTCGCCTGCCGTCAGTTTGCTGGTCTAACGGGTGGTGTCATGAGAGCTCTTCCGATCGCATTCTTGTGCCTGACTTTCGTTGTCCAGTCCGCGGCCGAGCCGCTTTCCTTCCGCCGCGCCATCGAGCTTGCCCTGCAGCACGGCGGAGCCACTGCCATGGCCGACGCGGAACAGGTCCGGGCGCAACAGGCCTATCTCGAACTGCGCAATCTCTACCTGCCCCAGGTGATCGTCGGCTCGGGCCTGGGCTACACCGACGGATTCCCCCTCAGCCTGGAAGGCTCCGCCCCCTCCATCTTCAACATCAACACCCAGTCCTACCTGCTCAATCTGGCCAACCAGGATTTCATGCGCGCCGCCAAGACCGAGTGGAATGCCACCGAGACGCAGAAGCAGGATGCCCGCGACCAGGTGGTGCTGGAGGCTTCGCTGGTCTATATCCAGCTCGACCAGCTCACCAGCTCCATCCAGGTGCTGCGCCAGCAGGCGCAGGCCTCGGCCCGCGCCGAGGACATCACCGGTCAGCGCGTACACGAAGGGGTGGATAGCGAGGTGGAGCTGACCCGGGCGCGCCTGAACAGCGCGCGGGCGCGGCTGCGCGCCGCCGAGATGCAGGGCGCCGCCGATGTCCTGCGCCTCCGCCTGGCGCAGTTGACCGGCCTGCCTCCGGACTCCATCGAAACCATGCCCGAATCCATCCCCGACCTGCCCGCGCCTTCCCAGGACCAGGACCTGGCGGCCAAGGCCGCCAGCCTGAGTCCCGCCGTGAAGCTGGCCGAGCAGCAGGCGCGGGCCAAGCAATACCGGGCCAGCGGCGAGCACAAGCAACTTCTGCCGACCATCGATCTGGCGGGCCAGTTCGCCGTGCTGGCGCGCTTCAACAACTACGACCAGTTCTTCCTCCGCTTCCAGCGCAACAATGTGACCGCCGGGGTCGAGATCCGCTTCCCCATCTTCAATTTCTCGCAGCGCGCCCACGCCGGAGCCGCCGATGCCGAGGCCATCAAGGCGCGGCGCCAGGCGGATGCGGTGCGGCACCAGGTCTCGACCGAGACCCTGCGGCTGCAGCGCTCCATCCAGCAACTGGCCGCCGCGCGCGATGTCGCCAAGCTGGAGCACCAGCTGGCCCTTTCCGATATCGATGCCATCCAGGCCAGGGTCGAGGCCGGCGCCGCCACCCTGCGCGACCAGGAGAATGCCCGCGCCACCGAGCACGACAAGTACGTGGCTTACCTCGACGTCTCCTTCGGTCTGCAAAGGGCAGAACTGCAGCTCCTCCGGGCCACCGGGGAGCTCCAGGGCTGGGCGATGGCGGCCAAGTGATCCCCTTCCTTCACCTCGGTCCCTTGCGCCTCGGCACC
The DNA window shown above is from Terriglobales bacterium and carries:
- a CDS encoding TolC family protein, whose protein sequence is MRALPIAFLCLTFVVQSAAEPLSFRRAIELALQHGGATAMADAEQVRAQQAYLELRNLYLPQVIVGSGLGYTDGFPLSLEGSAPSIFNINTQSYLLNLANQDFMRAAKTEWNATETQKQDARDQVVLEASLVYIQLDQLTSSIQVLRQQAQASARAEDITGQRVHEGVDSEVELTRARLNSARARLRAAEMQGAADVLRLRLAQLTGLPPDSIETMPESIPDLPAPSQDQDLAAKAASLSPAVKLAEQQARAKQYRASGEHKQLLPTIDLAGQFAVLARFNNYDQFFLRFQRNNVTAGVEIRFPIFNFSQRAHAGAADAEAIKARRQADAVRHQVSTETLRLQRSIQQLAAARDVAKLEHQLALSDIDAIQARVEAGAATLRDQENARATEHDKYVAYLDVSFGLQRAELQLLRATGELQGWAMAAK